In one window of Poriferisphaera corsica DNA:
- a CDS encoding Gfo/Idh/MocA family protein: MGAKQTKKLKAAFIGSGGITDIYHDCFKRIDEIEVAALADINMDTMLARAEKHDLPHDILYTNYKQMLRETKPDVVFVCTPNSLHAPASIAASNAGAHVMVEKPMAMNAREGKRMIDAAKKARKKIIVAYQWRFDPRTQFIKKQVDSGVIGDVLYGKVHALRRRGIPNWGVFGQKALQGGGPMIDIGVHSLEMCHYAMGSPKPVAASGMTWTYLGNKPSDQVESIWKGWDYKTYDVEDLAVGHIRFDNGAVIQVESSFAAHIPENKIDFQLMGTKGGATWDDSRIFKDENGYMVDTKPHHLPQPDFAENFYLKIRNFIDHILYGSKPIAPIEDGLMVQQMLDAIYKSADQGGKEVKIK; encoded by the coding sequence ATGGGTGCGAAACAAACTAAAAAACTAAAAGCCGCCTTCATCGGTTCAGGCGGCATCACCGACATCTATCACGATTGCTTCAAACGCATCGATGAAATCGAAGTCGCCGCGCTCGCCGACATCAACATGGACACCATGCTCGCCCGCGCCGAAAAGCATGACCTGCCCCACGACATCCTCTACACCAATTACAAACAGATGCTCAGGGAAACCAAACCCGACGTTGTCTTCGTCTGCACACCCAACAGCCTCCACGCTCCTGCCTCCATCGCCGCATCAAACGCTGGCGCACACGTCATGGTCGAAAAACCCATGGCGATGAACGCTCGTGAAGGCAAGCGCATGATCGATGCCGCTAAAAAAGCTCGCAAAAAAATCATCGTCGCATACCAATGGCGTTTCGACCCACGCACCCAATTCATCAAAAAACAAGTCGACTCAGGCGTTATCGGCGACGTCCTCTACGGCAAAGTCCACGCGCTACGACGCCGCGGCATCCCCAATTGGGGAGTCTTCGGCCAAAAAGCCCTGCAAGGCGGCGGTCCCATGATCGACATCGGCGTCCACTCCCTCGAAATGTGCCACTACGCCATGGGTTCACCCAAGCCCGTCGCCGCATCAGGCATGACATGGACTTACCTCGGCAACAAACCTTCCGACCAAGTCGAATCCATCTGGAAGGGTTGGGACTACAAAACCTACGACGTCGAAGATCTCGCCGTCGGCCACATCCGATTCGACAACGGTGCCGTCATCCAAGTCGAATCATCCTTCGCCGCACATATCCCAGAAAATAAAATCGACTTCCAACTCATGGGCACCAAAGGCGGCGCAACCTGGGATGACTCACGCATCTTTAAAGATGAAAACGGCTACATGGTCGACACCAAACCCCACCACCTCCCTCAACCCGACTTCGCTGAAAATTTCTATCTTAAGATTAGAAACTTCATCGACCACATCCTCTACGGCTCCAAGCCCATCGCACCCATCGAAGACGGCCTCATGGTTCAGCAAATGCTCGACGCCATCTACAAATCCGCCGACCAAGGCGGCAAAGAAGTCAAAATCAAATAA
- a CDS encoding vWA domain-containing protein → MSETQRQDVADGQGAGGGVGGEQEPVHPLAALRADLAEFGTIEWQKKDERTLLERYMPFILSMGIHVGLVVGAIFAVWTTIVVVADHETVVPNIELGQRPGAPLKQSKAKSVESQSLTSKRTITEVETSQSTLSPQPITNLPLVGMAGGMSKMNPFAADVGGGAEFRASFFGSAGNARTVVFVVDASGSLIDTLPTVLRELQKSIRKLSDRQNFTVIFFQGKRAFEVPPRGLKQGTAALKQQVIEWIDPAAHQVEPGEQTNPLRALGMALGYKPDLVFLLSDNITGQGVYEVDQKRLINEIARSNHRGTRINTIQFLYADPLEGEGRPGTMRLIAEQTGGLFKFVEEGDL, encoded by the coding sequence ATGAGTGAAACACAAAGACAGGATGTGGCTGATGGTCAGGGCGCTGGCGGGGGTGTTGGGGGTGAGCAGGAGCCGGTGCATCCGTTGGCGGCGCTGCGGGCAGATTTGGCAGAGTTTGGGACGATTGAATGGCAGAAGAAAGATGAGCGGACGCTGTTAGAGCGTTATATGCCGTTCATTTTGTCGATGGGTATACATGTGGGTTTGGTTGTGGGTGCGATCTTTGCGGTATGGACAACGATTGTGGTGGTGGCGGATCATGAGACGGTGGTGCCGAATATTGAGTTGGGACAGAGGCCGGGGGCGCCTTTGAAGCAGTCGAAGGCGAAGTCGGTTGAGTCTCAATCTTTGACGAGTAAGCGAACGATTACGGAGGTGGAAACGTCGCAGTCGACGTTGTCGCCGCAGCCGATTACGAATTTACCTTTGGTGGGTATGGCGGGTGGGATGTCGAAGATGAATCCGTTTGCGGCGGATGTGGGTGGTGGTGCTGAATTTCGCGCGTCGTTTTTTGGGTCAGCGGGTAATGCGCGAACGGTTGTGTTTGTGGTTGATGCATCGGGATCGTTGATTGACACGTTGCCTACGGTGTTGAGGGAATTGCAAAAATCGATTCGCAAGTTATCTGATCGTCAGAATTTCACGGTGATTTTTTTTCAGGGCAAGCGGGCGTTTGAGGTGCCGCCTCGTGGTTTGAAGCAGGGGACGGCGGCGTTGAAGCAGCAAGTGATTGAATGGATAGATCCGGCGGCTCATCAAGTTGAACCGGGCGAGCAGACGAATCCGTTGCGGGCATTGGGGATGGCGCTTGGGTATAAGCCGGACTTGGTGTTTTTGCTGTCGGATAATATTACGGGGCAGGGGGTTTATGAGGTGGATCAGAAGCGATTGATCAATGAGATTGCGCGATCGAATCATCGTGGTACACGGATCAATACGATTCAGTTTTTGTATGCGGATCCATTAGAGGGCGAGGGGAGGCCGGGGACGATGCGGTTGATTGCGGAACAAACGGGTGGGCTATTTAAATTTGTGGAAGAAGGAGATCTTTAG
- a CDS encoding MotA/TolQ/ExbB proton channel family protein has protein sequence MRRMVVIVTGILMLMLPMNVAFAQSDGSEVSWFRQFMWAGDFLGLVIIWTLLAMSAFSIGFSVNLMLGYRRKKMMPEETLKKIEVQLGNRQYREAITEADNNPSYLCKIIGAALHEAPNGFVSMERAIEETSDNETVRILRPLEYLNVLGNIAPMVGLFGTVYGMIRAFQELVAAGGNAEPGKLAAGISTALITTFWGLVVAVPALTAYALIRNKVDAYASEAVLVAESLIAPFKPTQVAIQQARMQQAQLQAQIQAQAQAQVLARNQGSGMGPSPVQQAGAVQQEQGQGQQVQSQQPVPQNVQQAPVVEDVQPVNDGSQGEVMAEVEAEPAQGQPNVDTDRAQAGSGAGYSLADAVNDQPSTEHRKMSSPLLSAAASQQQKIQERKQ, from the coding sequence ATGCGGCGAATGGTCGTCATCGTGACGGGAATATTGATGCTGATGTTGCCTATGAATGTGGCGTTTGCGCAGTCAGATGGCTCGGAGGTTTCTTGGTTTCGTCAGTTTATGTGGGCGGGAGATTTTTTGGGTTTGGTGATCATATGGACATTGCTAGCGATGTCTGCATTCTCGATTGGATTTTCTGTGAATCTGATGCTGGGTTATCGTCGTAAGAAGATGATGCCAGAAGAGACGCTGAAGAAGATTGAGGTGCAGTTGGGTAATCGGCAATACCGCGAAGCGATTACTGAGGCGGATAATAATCCATCGTATTTGTGTAAGATCATTGGGGCGGCATTGCATGAAGCACCGAATGGTTTTGTGTCGATGGAGCGAGCGATTGAAGAGACGTCGGATAACGAGACGGTTAGGATACTGAGGCCGTTGGAGTACTTGAATGTGTTGGGGAATATTGCACCGATGGTCGGTTTGTTCGGGACGGTGTACGGGATGATTCGGGCGTTTCAGGAGTTGGTTGCTGCGGGAGGCAATGCAGAGCCGGGCAAGTTGGCGGCGGGTATTTCGACGGCATTGATAACGACGTTTTGGGGTTTGGTTGTTGCGGTTCCGGCGTTGACGGCCTATGCACTGATTAGGAACAAGGTTGATGCGTATGCATCGGAGGCAGTGTTGGTCGCAGAGAGTCTAATAGCGCCGTTTAAGCCGACACAGGTGGCGATTCAGCAGGCGCGTATGCAACAAGCACAATTGCAGGCACAGATTCAGGCTCAGGCTCAGGCTCAGGTCTTAGCTAGAAATCAGGGGTCGGGGATGGGACCATCACCGGTTCAGCAGGCGGGTGCGGTGCAACAGGAACAGGGACAAGGCCAGCAAGTTCAGTCGCAACAGCCCGTACCGCAGAATGTGCAGCAAGCTCCGGTGGTGGAGGATGTGCAACCGGTGAACGATGGGTCGCAGGGTGAGGTGATGGCAGAGGTGGAAGCGGAGCCGGCGCAAGGGCAGCCGAATGTGGATACTGATCGTGCTCAGGCTGGATCGGGTGCGGGGTATTCGTTAGCGGATGCGGTGAATGATCAACCTTCGACTGAGCATCGAAAAATGAGTTCGCCGTTGTTGTCGGCGGCGGCGTCGCAGCAGCAGAAGATACAGGAACGTAAGCAGTAA
- a CDS encoding ExbD/TolR family protein: protein MRSFVHKTGPATPSMNLTPLIDIVFLLVVFFMLASTMVTKQSVKMIVPDLEQPETREMPEKDRIVVNIAPKTGDRDKRAPLDYDGKPEFVQIGAYGTFKIDDHEKIVEAIKLMADRNPSAEVYLRADAAIFYEQIEPIMDDITKSGIARVNLVAYLPEEAAN, encoded by the coding sequence ATGAGATCATTTGTTCACAAAACTGGCCCGGCAACGCCGAGCATGAATTTGACGCCGCTGATTGACATCGTCTTTTTGCTGGTGGTTTTTTTTATGTTGGCGTCGACGATGGTGACGAAGCAATCAGTAAAAATGATTGTTCCAGATTTAGAGCAGCCTGAGACGCGAGAGATGCCGGAGAAGGATCGGATTGTTGTCAATATCGCCCCGAAGACAGGTGATCGAGACAAGCGTGCTCCGTTGGATTATGACGGCAAGCCAGAATTTGTGCAGATTGGGGCTTACGGGACATTTAAGATTGATGATCATGAGAAGATTGTTGAGGCGATTAAGTTGATGGCGGATCGTAATCCATCGGCGGAGGTTTATTTGCGTGCGGATGCTGCGATATTTTATGAGCAGATCGAACCGATCATGGATGATATTACGAAGAGTGGCATTGCGAGGGTGAACCTCGTGGCGTACTTGCCAGAAGAAGCGGCTAACTGA
- a CDS encoding ExbD/TolR family protein — MSTDEGQQNSEQFMAQGCAVDDEYVPVRKRRLLPPAKMQLQITSLIDVIFQLLIYFIVTASFVMGEGALPANLPHGGDQATSEAAHPEQPLNIVLTPVGNSSVRIEVEGFRKPTESFVQLQSYLTMLQYNPKKKRSGFYKPSNPVIIKPVGQVRWQHVLNAFNSAVSIGYENVSFARVERFVE, encoded by the coding sequence TTGAGTACGGATGAAGGACAACAAAATTCAGAGCAGTTTATGGCGCAAGGCTGTGCTGTGGATGACGAATATGTGCCTGTGCGGAAACGGCGGTTGCTGCCTCCTGCGAAGATGCAGTTGCAGATTACCTCTTTGATTGATGTGATTTTTCAGTTGCTGATTTACTTTATCGTGACAGCATCTTTTGTGATGGGTGAGGGAGCGTTGCCGGCGAATTTGCCGCATGGTGGGGATCAGGCAACATCGGAAGCGGCACACCCGGAGCAGCCTTTGAATATTGTGTTGACGCCGGTGGGGAATTCATCTGTGCGTATTGAAGTGGAAGGTTTTCGTAAGCCAACAGAATCGTTTGTGCAGTTGCAGAGTTACTTGACGATGTTGCAGTACAACCCGAAGAAAAAACGATCGGGTTTTTACAAGCCCAGTAATCCTGTCATCATCAAGCCAGTGGGACAGGTCAGGTGGCAGCATGTGTTGAATGCATTTAATTCAGCTGTTTCGATTGGTTATGAGAATGTATCGTTTGCGAGAGTCGAGAGATTTGTTGAGTAG
- a CDS encoding MGH1-like glycoside hydrolase domain-containing protein: MTDTLIREVNHIQLSCSMKSVVDAWQIAIKDLKSNIKSYQTKDMPNPKPCIMAGNDYSSPWTRDAAINSIFSCSLLLPQIAKNTLLSVLTKHNDNTIISGEYWDKIIWIWGAWDHWLHTRDNNFLRKAYEAGVNTIRQLEEQEMDTTDDLFFGPGWDGCSGYPDPYATATGGIYDWKNFNPDKCRNLGEGFPIKTFSTNCIYAQAYSCLHQIKHTIRINDHHHWQVKENRLIKAINKHFWCEDKGYYRYLCDPIGYTEESEALGQSYAIIFKIADDRQRNLVFKNQPISNAGIPSIYPDYKRYQAYPKPLKYLEKFNHPNQLIDIDEPDARAVGRHCAVWPFIQGFWALAACLHKQHDLFDFEFNNLLNHAIRDQQFAEIYHPDTTEMYGGLQEISEQDGIVLTKSCTHQTWSATAYMNMVLHCILGIRASDTGMRFHPHLPKGIDEMSLINLKWHNWTIDLTIRRATPLEPSITITGNDEAADLGMIPISGTGHVKVAITL; encoded by the coding sequence ATGACCGATACTCTGATCCGAGAAGTAAACCACATTCAGCTTTCATGCTCGATGAAATCGGTCGTCGATGCCTGGCAAATTGCCATCAAGGATCTGAAATCAAATATCAAATCATACCAAACCAAAGATATGCCCAACCCCAAACCCTGTATTATGGCAGGAAATGATTACAGTTCCCCATGGACTCGTGACGCCGCCATCAACAGCATATTCAGCTGCTCACTTCTTCTACCACAAATCGCAAAAAACACGCTCCTGTCCGTCCTTACCAAACACAATGACAATACCATCATCAGTGGCGAATACTGGGACAAAATCATCTGGATCTGGGGCGCATGGGATCATTGGCTCCACACCCGCGACAATAACTTCCTCCGAAAAGCATACGAAGCTGGAGTCAACACCATCCGCCAGCTCGAAGAGCAGGAGATGGACACTACAGATGATCTTTTCTTCGGCCCCGGTTGGGATGGCTGCTCCGGATACCCCGATCCGTACGCAACAGCAACAGGTGGAATCTACGATTGGAAAAACTTTAATCCTGATAAATGCCGTAACCTCGGCGAAGGGTTCCCAATCAAAACCTTCTCTACAAACTGTATCTACGCTCAAGCATACAGTTGCCTTCATCAAATTAAACACACCATAAGAATCAACGATCACCATCATTGGCAAGTAAAAGAAAACCGCCTGATCAAAGCAATTAACAAGCATTTTTGGTGCGAGGATAAAGGCTATTACCGTTACTTATGCGACCCCATCGGCTACACAGAAGAATCCGAAGCACTCGGGCAAAGCTACGCGATCATCTTCAAAATCGCGGACGATAGGCAGCGTAATCTCGTCTTCAAAAATCAACCCATCAGCAACGCTGGCATCCCCTCAATCTACCCCGACTACAAACGCTATCAAGCATATCCCAAGCCACTAAAATACCTTGAAAAATTCAACCATCCTAATCAACTCATAGACATTGACGAACCAGACGCGCGAGCCGTCGGCCGCCACTGCGCCGTTTGGCCTTTCATACAAGGTTTCTGGGCACTTGCAGCATGCTTACATAAACAACATGATCTCTTCGATTTTGAATTCAACAATTTACTCAATCACGCCATCCGCGATCAACAATTCGCTGAAATCTACCATCCAGATACTACCGAAATGTATGGCGGTCTCCAAGAGATCAGCGAGCAAGACGGTATTGTCCTAACAAAATCATGCACCCATCAAACATGGTCAGCCACAGCCTACATGAATATGGTCCTCCACTGCATCCTTGGAATCCGTGCAAGTGATACAGGCATGAGATTTCATCCACACCTCCCCAAAGGCATTGATGAAATGAGCTTAATTAATCTGAAATGGCACAACTGGACAATCGACTTAACAATACGTCGCGCAACTCCCCTCGAACCTAGCATCACCATTACCGGCAACGATGAAGCTGCTGATCTCGGCATGATCCCCATTTCCGGTACAGGCCACGTTAAAGTGGCCATCACTCTCTAA
- a CDS encoding HPr family phosphocarrier protein encodes MAKTTVTITNSLGMHARPAMAFVDTATGYNSSIKVVKDGQEVDGKSIMHLMMLAATKGTQLDIIADGDDADAAVAGLKDLVDRKFDEE; translated from the coding sequence ATGGCCAAAACGACCGTAACAATCACGAATTCGCTCGGGATGCACGCGCGTCCTGCAATGGCGTTCGTTGATACGGCCACCGGCTACAACAGTTCCATCAAAGTTGTAAAAGACGGTCAAGAAGTCGACGGCAAATCAATCATGCACCTCATGATGCTCGCCGCAACCAAAGGCACCCAACTCGATATCATCGCAGATGGTGACGACGCTGACGCAGCCGTAGCCGGCCTTAAAGACCTCGTCGATCGCAAGTTCGATGAAGAGTGA
- a CDS encoding PTS sugar transporter subunit IIA: MKLLDFVCTNALISDLQATERDAAINEVLDKLVETGTVPADLKDELVSMIIERENHGSTGFGKGVAVPHVKHERITKMQAAVGVSQKGVDFNALDKQPVYSIFMLLSPKDSPDEHLQAMENIFSNLQKDQFRRFLRQSTSADEIKDLLNEADTQQLPG; the protein is encoded by the coding sequence ATGAAACTACTCGACTTCGTCTGCACCAACGCTCTGATTTCAGATCTCCAGGCCACAGAACGCGATGCCGCTATCAATGAAGTTTTGGACAAACTTGTTGAAACAGGCACCGTCCCCGCAGACCTGAAAGACGAACTGGTCAGCATGATTATCGAACGCGAAAATCATGGCTCAACAGGTTTTGGCAAAGGGGTCGCCGTACCGCACGTCAAACATGAACGCATCACAAAAATGCAGGCCGCAGTCGGTGTCAGTCAAAAAGGTGTCGATTTCAACGCCCTTGATAAACAACCCGTCTACTCCATCTTCATGCTCCTTAGCCCCAAAGATAGCCCTGATGAACACCTCCAGGCAATGGAAAACATCTTTTCTAACCTCCAAAAAGATCAGTTCCGACGTTTTCTTCGCCAATCAACCAGTGCCGACGAAATCAAAGATCTGCTCAATGAAGCCGATACTCAGCAACTCCCAGGTTAA
- the hpf gene encoding ribosome hibernation-promoting factor, HPF/YfiA family — MEVTVSGKHIEVTEAIREYASEKAKRAARYFNGVTSMDVIIDKTDSHTYGCELIAHINGHDNFVATGAHDDLYACIDETSSKIERQIHDHKEKIKNHKHH, encoded by the coding sequence ATGGAAGTGACTGTCAGCGGCAAGCACATCGAAGTTACTGAAGCGATCAGAGAGTATGCCAGTGAAAAGGCAAAACGAGCCGCCAGATATTTCAACGGCGTAACCTCGATGGACGTCATCATCGACAAAACAGACAGTCATACCTACGGTTGTGAGCTTATTGCCCACATCAACGGACATGACAACTTCGTCGCGACCGGCGCACACGATGATCTCTATGCCTGCATCGATGAAACTTCATCCAAAATCGAGCGCCAGATCCACGACCACAAAGAAAAAATCAAGAATCACAAGCACCACTAA
- a CDS encoding DUF502 domain-containing protein, with product MATKSHVRKFFFRGLGILLPTILTAWLLYYAYSFVEQRIADPINDGIRSLIVTFSDWPEATSDDYNSEIVLDYLDTSKLKNRWANKRLELAQTYKNQQQELSPAVEKVLYEQWTKEQPDIVILARENAIGRWWNTIKIGRFNVLNLIGLVVAVIIIYFIGVVLSGFIGRRLYSKGEQFIDRVPIIRRIYPSVKQVTDFFFSEDQDPKSRFSRVVAVEYPRKGLWSVGLVTGSTMLTIEQRAGQKCLTVFIPSSPTPFTGYVITIAENDTIDLDITIEDALKFAVSLGVLVPPSQDSLKNTQSFDTNKLDVPNDDEIDDKSTTK from the coding sequence GTGGCAACAAAATCACATGTCCGAAAATTCTTCTTCCGTGGCCTCGGCATCCTCTTGCCAACCATTTTAACCGCTTGGCTCTTGTACTACGCATACTCCTTCGTTGAGCAGCGTATCGCAGACCCCATCAACGATGGCATCCGCTCGCTCATCGTCACCTTCTCGGATTGGCCCGAAGCCACATCCGACGATTACAACAGCGAAATCGTGCTCGATTATCTCGATACATCCAAATTAAAAAACCGCTGGGCCAACAAACGCCTTGAGCTTGCTCAAACCTACAAAAATCAGCAGCAGGAACTCTCGCCCGCCGTTGAGAAAGTTCTCTATGAACAGTGGACCAAAGAGCAACCAGACATCGTCATTCTTGCCAGAGAAAACGCGATTGGCAGATGGTGGAATACCATCAAAATTGGCCGCTTCAATGTCCTCAATCTCATCGGCCTCGTCGTCGCCGTTATTATCATCTACTTCATCGGCGTTGTCCTCTCCGGCTTCATCGGCCGCCGTCTATACTCGAAGGGTGAGCAATTCATCGACCGCGTGCCCATCATCCGACGCATCTACCCCAGTGTTAAGCAAGTCACCGACTTCTTCTTTAGCGAAGATCAAGACCCAAAATCCAGATTCAGCCGCGTTGTTGCAGTCGAATACCCACGCAAAGGCCTATGGTCCGTCGGCCTCGTCACCGGCTCAACCATGCTCACAATCGAACAACGTGCCGGCCAAAAATGCCTCACCGTCTTCATTCCATCTTCCCCAACACCTTTCACAGGTTACGTCATAACGATTGCGGAAAATGACACGATTGATCTGGATATAACGATCGAAGACGCACTCAAATTCGCCGTCTCCCTCGGCGTATTGGTACCACCGTCACAAGACTCACTTAAAAACACGCAATCTTTTGATACTAACAAACTTGATGTACCGAACGACGATGAAATCGACGATAAATCCACTACAAAATAG
- a CDS encoding Kelch repeat-containing protein, with translation MNQRTLKSVSIIIMLALTALLGLSGCAYDPTFASISHDDIGWEQHTSMPVGVIAAAGSYSSKNDAYVVSGGIKANGDEATQISIYKPNDDTWHKGSKLHIPRFMHQQIELPDGRILIIGGRQFGKGQYEPLRSCEIISNDYNKTVVGDSLPITMAVPTAHALNDGNILAISNDYAAIYNSKTNTWEKELIRLCEDRIAHTSVQLNTKQILVIGGESKRTMELIDMDSKRSRLLGVRLPRALDDAQAMYIGNGKVWLIGGQDGKTGETVKETHLIHVGQTSDDDKIERGPRLPHTRGVADHLLIQTQDSNGNPIAVMVGGESQFKGSDLELREAYLLLSNGLRIYPLPRSMVAHDDAVGFTRNGRIYVLGGQVTGDAGGYAFLNMPRPVKTVESLKIPDIIKRSEITSIVE, from the coding sequence ATGAATCAACGAACGCTCAAAAGCGTATCAATCATCATCATGTTGGCGTTAACAGCTCTTCTCGGATTGTCCGGTTGTGCTTATGACCCTACGTTTGCTTCAATCAGCCACGACGACATTGGTTGGGAACAGCACACATCCATGCCCGTTGGAGTCATCGCGGCGGCAGGAAGCTACTCAAGTAAAAATGATGCTTATGTTGTATCAGGCGGCATCAAAGCGAACGGTGACGAAGCGACACAAATTTCTATCTACAAACCCAATGACGACACATGGCATAAAGGCAGCAAACTGCATATACCCCGTTTTATGCATCAACAAATCGAACTACCCGATGGCCGCATACTAATCATCGGTGGCCGCCAATTCGGAAAAGGACAATACGAACCACTCCGCTCATGTGAAATCATTTCAAATGACTATAACAAAACCGTTGTTGGCGATAGCCTCCCAATCACTATGGCTGTCCCGACTGCCCATGCATTAAATGACGGCAATATCCTCGCAATCAGCAACGACTACGCTGCCATCTACAACTCAAAAACCAACACATGGGAAAAAGAGCTCATCCGACTTTGTGAAGACCGCATCGCTCATACTTCTGTCCAACTCAACACGAAGCAAATTCTTGTCATCGGAGGTGAGAGCAAACGAACAATGGAACTCATCGATATGGATTCTAAACGTTCTAGATTGCTAGGCGTTCGACTACCTCGCGCACTCGATGACGCCCAAGCCATGTATATCGGCAATGGAAAAGTTTGGCTTATCGGTGGACAAGACGGCAAGACCGGCGAAACAGTTAAAGAAACCCACCTCATCCACGTCGGGCAAACCAGTGATGACGACAAGATTGAGAGAGGGCCACGTCTACCACACACGCGAGGTGTCGCAGACCATTTACTGATCCAAACTCAAGATAGCAATGGAAATCCAATCGCAGTCATGGTGGGAGGCGAATCACAGTTCAAAGGCAGCGATCTTGAACTTCGCGAAGCCTACCTACTTCTCAGCAATGGCTTGCGTATCTATCCCCTACCACGATCCATGGTCGCGCACGATGATGCTGTGGGATTCACGCGCAATGGCCGCATCTACGTTCTCGGTGGACAAGTCACGGGGGATGCCGGTGGATATGCGTTTCTTAATATGCCCAGACCTGTAAAAACCGTCGAATCACTCAAAATCCCCGATATCATCAAAAGATCAGAAATAACCAGCATTGTCGAATAA